In a single window of the Desulfobulbaceae bacterium genome:
- a CDS encoding iron ABC transporter permease produces the protein MTGLTLCLAATIIAAAGMGYLKIPPSEVLTIIMARFTETTHTLNPIHQTVIMDVRLPRIMTAALVGGGLAMAGAIFQAILLNPLADPYTLGVSSGAAFGASLALIVNLSLPGYFSVPLFAFAGALVAVFSVLNLAASDHSYSANSLILAGVIISAILSAGIGFIKYLAEEQVSVIIFWLMGSLAARSWLDAGLVLIATIVTLLAGLYFARDLNIMSLGLRSSDSLGVNTVRTRKWLLAIASLVTAASVSVSGIIGFVGLIIPHLMRFIIGPDNRKLIPASLLAGAILLLTADTITRAILPHEVPIGVLTALIGGPFFCVIFKQKQLGGR, from the coding sequence ATGACCGGTCTCACCCTCTGCCTGGCAGCCACCATAATCGCCGCCGCTGGCATGGGCTATCTGAAGATACCGCCCAGCGAAGTGCTGACCATCATCATGGCCCGGTTCACCGAGACAACCCACACTCTCAATCCGATCCACCAGACGGTGATCATGGATGTCCGCCTGCCCAGGATCATGACTGCTGCCTTAGTCGGCGGTGGCCTCGCCATGGCTGGGGCAATCTTTCAGGCCATCCTCTTAAACCCCTTAGCCGACCCGTACACCCTCGGGGTGTCGTCCGGCGCCGCCTTTGGCGCCTCGCTCGCCCTGATCGTCAACCTCAGCCTGCCAGGCTACTTCTCCGTCCCCCTGTTCGCCTTTGCCGGAGCGCTGGTTGCCGTTTTTTCCGTGCTCAACCTTGCCGCCAGTGACCACTCCTACTCCGCCAATTCACTGATCCTGGCAGGGGTTATCATCTCCGCCATTCTCTCAGCCGGCATCGGCTTTATCAAGTATCTGGCCGAGGAGCAGGTCTCGGTGATCATCTTCTGGCTGATGGGCAGTTTGGCCGCCCGGAGTTGGCTCGACGCCGGTCTGGTATTAATCGCCACCATCGTTACTCTGCTGGCAGGCCTCTACTTCGCCCGCGATCTCAACATCATGTCCCTCGGGCTAAGGAGTTCCGACTCTCTAGGCGTCAACACCGTCCGCACCCGCAAATGGTTGCTCGCCATCGCCTCGCTGGTAACAGCGGCATCAGTCTCGGTCTCCGGCATTATCGGCTTTGTCGGACTAATCATCCCGCACCTGATGCGCTTTATCATCGGCCCGGACAACCGCAAACTAATTCCGGCATCCCTGCTCGCCGGCGCCATCCTCCTGCTCACCGCCGACACCATTACCCGAGCGATTCTGCCGCATGAGGTCCCCATCGGCGTGCTCACCGCCCTGATCGGCGGACCGTTCTTCTGTGTGATCTTCAAGCAGAAACAGCTGGGGGGGCGATGA